In Glycine max cultivar Williams 82 chromosome 7, Glycine_max_v4.0, whole genome shotgun sequence, a single window of DNA contains:
- the LOC100527659 gene encoding Transcription initiation factor TFIID subunit 9-like produces the protein MADKEEESAMPRDAKIVKSLLKSMGVEDYEPRVIHKFLELWYRYVVDVLTDAQVYSEHAGKSAIDCDDVKLAIQSKVNFSFSQPPPREVLLELAQNRNKIPLPKTIAGPGIPLPPDQDTLISPNYQFAIPNKRPAEPLEETEDEEATIPNPSQEDVQPNPHQRVSFPLPKRQKD, from the exons ATGGCTGACAAAGAGGAAGAGTCGGCAATGCCAAGGGACGCGAAGATTGTGAAGTCTTTGCTGAAATCAATGGGCGTAGAAGACTACGAACCTCGCGTCATTCACAAGTTTCTAGAGCTATGGTATCGCTACGTTGTCGATGTGTTAACCGATGCACAAGTCTATTCAGAGCATGCTGGAAAATCTGCAATTGACTGTGACGACGTTAAGCTTGCGATTCAGTCCAAGGTCAACTTCAGCTTCTCGCAACCACCCCCTCGTGAG GTGCTTCTGGAGTTGGCTCAAAACCGCAACAAGATACCGTTGCCAAAGACTATAGCAGGACCTGGTATCCCACTTCCACCTGATCAGGACACATTAATCAGTCCTAACTACCAGTTTGCAATTCCTAACAAAAGGCCTGCCGAACCTTTAGAAGAAACAGAGGATGAAGAAGCTACCATTCCCAATCCCTCTCAGGAAGACGTGCAGCCGAATCCCCATCAGAGAGTGTCATTTCCCCTGCCCAAACGCCAAAAGGATTAA